One segment of uncultured Tolumonas sp. DNA contains the following:
- the topA gene encoding type I DNA topoisomerase, translating into MGKALVIVESPAKAKTINKYLGKDFVVKSSVGHVRDLPTSGSASTAADKKEGAKKGVRLDAADKAKKEYSSLVSRMGIDPEHGWKARYEILPGKEKVVAELRALAAQADTIYLATDLDREGEAIAWHLRELIGGDESRFKRVVFNEITKTAIQEAFSRPGLLNIERVNAQQARRFLDRVVGYMVSPLLWKKIARGLSAGRVQSVALRLIVEKEREIKAFVPEEYWDIHADTQTPAREALRLQVTSQQGKTFDPKNEQQAMAAVQTLKNAAYTVRDREDKPTSSKPSAPFITSTLQQAASTRLSFGVKKTMMMAQRLYEAGHITYMRTDSTNLSQEAVVAVRDYIEQQFGKKYLPKDPLTYGSKANAQEAHEAIRPSNVEVKADALKDMEADAVRLYDLIWRQFVACQMTPAQYDTSTLTVTAASFELKAKGRILRFAGWTKALPPMGRKGDDIELPNVSAGDVLQLVKLDPKQHFTKPPARFTEAALVKELEKRGIGRPSTYASIISTIQDRGYVKVETRRFYAEKMGEIVTDRLVESFTDLMSYDFTAQMESSLDNIAQGNLDWHKQLDGFYSEFKADLQKAESDMGGMRSNQVVLTDIDCPTCGRKMGIRTASTGVFLGCSGYALPPKERCKQTINLVPGDEFIAADSEDGEVNALRAMHRCKKCGTAMDSYVLDGTRKIHICGNNPDCDGYEIEVGQFRLKGYEGPVVECDRCGSDMQLKTGRFGKFMACTNAECKNTRKILKNGDVAPPKEDPVFLPELKCSKSDAHFVLRDGAAGLFMAASTFPKSRETRAPLVAELLRFKDRLAPKHQYLAEAPVADPEGNPTIVRFSRKTKEQYVASEVDGKATGWAAYYVGGRWQAAAGKTK; encoded by the coding sequence ATGGGCAAAGCACTGGTCATTGTAGAGTCCCCGGCAAAAGCCAAAACTATCAACAAATATCTGGGTAAAGACTTCGTCGTCAAATCCAGTGTTGGTCATGTGCGCGATTTGCCAACAAGTGGCAGCGCATCAACAGCAGCTGATAAAAAGGAAGGCGCAAAAAAAGGCGTTCGTCTTGATGCGGCGGATAAAGCGAAAAAAGAGTATTCATCGCTGGTTTCCCGTATGGGGATCGATCCAGAACATGGCTGGAAAGCTCGTTACGAAATACTGCCCGGTAAAGAAAAAGTCGTTGCTGAACTGCGCGCATTAGCGGCACAAGCTGACACCATCTATCTCGCAACCGACTTGGATAGAGAAGGGGAAGCGATTGCCTGGCATCTGCGTGAACTGATTGGCGGCGATGAATCACGCTTTAAACGCGTGGTGTTTAACGAAATAACCAAAACAGCAATTCAGGAAGCCTTCTCTCGTCCTGGTTTGTTGAATATCGAACGCGTTAACGCACAGCAAGCACGCCGTTTCCTCGATCGCGTTGTGGGTTATATGGTTTCCCCATTACTGTGGAAGAAAATTGCACGTGGTCTTTCAGCTGGTCGCGTGCAATCTGTAGCTTTGCGTTTGATTGTTGAAAAAGAGCGCGAAATTAAAGCCTTTGTGCCGGAAGAGTACTGGGATATTCATGCCGATACACAAACTCCTGCTCGTGAAGCTCTGCGTTTGCAGGTAACCTCACAGCAGGGCAAAACGTTTGATCCTAAGAACGAACAGCAAGCTATGGCCGCTGTGCAGACATTAAAAAATGCTGCCTATACAGTGCGCGATCGCGAAGATAAACCGACCAGTAGTAAACCTTCTGCACCATTCATTACTTCCACCTTACAGCAAGCTGCCAGCACACGGCTGAGTTTTGGCGTGAAGAAGACCATGATGATGGCACAGCGGTTGTACGAAGCCGGTCACATTACCTACATGCGTACTGACTCGACTAACTTGAGTCAGGAAGCGGTTGTTGCGGTTCGTGACTATATTGAACAGCAATTCGGTAAAAAATATTTGCCGAAAGATCCGCTGACTTATGGCTCTAAAGCCAATGCGCAGGAAGCGCACGAAGCGATCCGTCCATCCAACGTTGAAGTGAAAGCCGATGCGTTAAAAGATATGGAAGCGGATGCCGTTCGTTTGTACGACCTGATTTGGCGCCAGTTTGTAGCCTGTCAGATGACACCGGCACAATATGACACCAGCACACTTACAGTCACTGCCGCTAGTTTTGAACTGAAAGCCAAAGGCCGTATTTTACGTTTCGCGGGTTGGACCAAAGCATTACCACCAATGGGCCGTAAAGGTGACGATATTGAGTTGCCTAATGTGTCGGCTGGCGATGTATTACAACTGGTTAAACTTGATCCTAAACAGCATTTCACTAAGCCGCCTGCTCGCTTCACTGAAGCTGCGTTGGTTAAAGAGTTGGAAAAACGCGGTATCGGCCGTCCGTCAACTTACGCATCGATCATTTCTACGATCCAGGATCGCGGTTATGTGAAAGTCGAAACCCGTCGTTTTTACGCCGAAAAAATGGGCGAAATTGTCACCGATCGTTTAGTGGAAAGTTTCACTGATCTGATGAGCTATGACTTCACGGCGCAAATGGAAAGCTCACTGGATAACATTGCCCAAGGCAATTTAGACTGGCACAAACAATTGGATGGTTTCTATTCCGAATTTAAAGCCGATCTGCAAAAAGCAGAAAGTGATATGGGCGGAATGCGGAGCAATCAGGTTGTGCTGACGGATATTGATTGCCCAACTTGTGGCCGCAAAATGGGTATTCGTACCGCATCAACAGGTGTGTTCCTCGGTTGTTCTGGTTATGCCTTGCCGCCCAAAGAGCGCTGCAAACAAACCATCAATCTGGTGCCGGGTGATGAATTTATCGCAGCAGACTCCGAAGATGGTGAAGTAAACGCACTGCGTGCCATGCACCGTTGTAAAAAATGCGGTACAGCGATGGATTCTTATGTGCTGGATGGCACACGTAAAATTCATATTTGCGGTAATAACCCTGATTGTGATGGTTATGAGATCGAAGTTGGTCAGTTCCGTCTGAAAGGCTATGAAGGCCCGGTAGTGGAATGTGATCGTTGTGGTTCAGACATGCAGCTGAAAACAGGTCGTTTTGGTAAGTTTATGGCCTGTACCAATGCTGAATGTAAGAACACACGTAAGATCCTGAAAAACGGCGATGTGGCACCGCCAAAAGAAGATCCGGTGTTCCTGCCTGAGCTGAAGTGCAGTAAATCCGATGCGCATTTTGTGTTACGTGACGGGGCGGCAGGTTTGTTTATGGCGGCCAGCACATTCCCTAAATCACGTGAAACACGGGCACCGCTGGTTGCTGAATTACTTCGCTTTAAAGATCGCTTGGCGCCAAAACATCAGTATCTGGCGGAAGCTCCGGTTGCTGATCCAGAGGGTAATCCGACCATTGTGCGTTTCAGCCGTAAAACGAAAGAGCAATATGTTGCTTCGGAAGTAGACGGTAAAGCGACCGGTTGGGCAGCCTATTATGTTGGCGGTCGCTGGCAGGCTGCAGCAGGAAAAACGAAGTAA
- a CDS encoding CoA pyrophosphatase, whose translation MSRTEHFLNRFLLQNAPLAPVDIHPGTHDAAVLIPIILRSDGWSVLFTQRSWQLRHHPGQVCFPGGRKDDTDSSLQMTAIREMEEELGVTEKQIRVLGQLSSGHTFTGYQIHPYLALIQPPFKFTPAKDEVSAVFELPLETLLDLNTYQPLITTRNGMTHKIIGLTVDGWFIWGATARILYQLAKQFG comes from the coding sequence ATGAGCCGAACTGAACACTTTCTGAATCGTTTCTTATTACAGAATGCACCGTTGGCGCCGGTTGATATTCATCCTGGAACACACGATGCAGCCGTGTTAATACCAATTATTCTACGTTCTGATGGCTGGTCGGTATTGTTCACACAACGAAGCTGGCAACTGCGTCATCACCCAGGACAGGTTTGTTTTCCAGGTGGCAGAAAGGACGATACGGATAGCTCTTTGCAGATGACCGCCATTCGCGAAATGGAAGAAGAGCTTGGTGTCACGGAAAAGCAGATAAGGGTGCTGGGGCAATTATCTTCTGGACACACCTTCACGGGGTATCAAATCCACCCCTATCTCGCCTTAATACAACCACCATTTAAATTCACACCAGCCAAAGATGAAGTCTCTGCCGTATTTGAATTGCCGCTGGAGACGTTACTTGATCTCAATACTTATCAACCACTGATCACCACACGAAACGGTATGACACATAAAATTATCGGATTAACGGTTGATGGCTGGTTTATCTGGGGTGCGACAGCGAGAATTCTTTACCAGTTGGCTAAACAGTTTGGTTAA
- the pabB gene encoding aminodeoxychorismate synthase component I codes for MSSLFQLKTFPIQSTTQQLFAKVAYQPWAVLLESASPDHIDSRFDIFSADPIATLQTTGDITTITEGEHTEYSKAAPLQVLKEIQRRHFGPDVSYHGELPFIGGAIGLLGYDLGRRIEKIPVQAERDIDLPELAIGIYDWAWIVDHQTQQMHFLVCGSEEQMESRWAWWQQQEAIKPKPFNLTSDWQSNLSQAAYAERFDAIQRYLRAGDCYQINLTQRFYAHYSGDEWQAYCQLAQVNQAPFSAFMRLPEAAILSLSPERFLALNNREIETKPIKGTRPRFVDPLADQASITELQNSPKDRAENLMIVDLLRNDIGRVSKPGTVRVPKLFDIESFKAVHHLVSTVTSSLAEQYSAVELLEACFPGGSITGAPKVRAMEIIEELEPHRRSAYCGSMFYISQHGRMDSSITIRTLIAWQQQLYVWAGGGIVADSDADAEYQETFDKLAKILPILEQSYHEPN; via the coding sequence ATGTCATCACTATTTCAGCTTAAAACATTTCCAATTCAATCAACCACGCAACAGCTGTTCGCCAAGGTTGCGTATCAGCCATGGGCGGTGTTATTAGAATCTGCCAGCCCAGACCATATTGATAGCCGGTTTGATATTTTTTCGGCTGATCCGATAGCCACGCTGCAAACAACGGGCGATATCACCACGATCACGGAAGGTGAGCATACGGAATATTCCAAAGCCGCCCCGTTACAAGTATTGAAAGAAATTCAACGCCGTCATTTTGGGCCAGATGTTAGCTATCACGGCGAATTACCGTTTATTGGCGGTGCTATCGGCCTATTGGGATATGACTTAGGCCGTCGTATTGAAAAAATTCCGGTACAAGCTGAACGTGATATCGACTTACCAGAGTTGGCTATCGGCATTTATGACTGGGCATGGATCGTTGATCATCAGACTCAACAGATGCATTTCTTAGTTTGCGGCTCTGAAGAACAAATGGAATCACGGTGGGCTTGGTGGCAACAGCAAGAAGCCATAAAACCAAAACCATTCAACCTCACATCAGACTGGCAGTCTAACCTCTCTCAAGCCGCCTATGCTGAACGATTTGACGCAATTCAACGCTATCTGCGCGCAGGTGATTGCTATCAAATTAATCTGACCCAGCGCTTTTACGCTCATTATTCCGGTGATGAATGGCAAGCCTATTGCCAGTTAGCACAAGTTAATCAGGCACCATTTTCTGCATTTATGCGTCTGCCAGAAGCTGCGATTCTCAGCTTATCGCCAGAACGTTTTCTGGCACTCAATAATCGCGAAATTGAAACCAAACCGATTAAGGGTACGCGCCCTCGTTTTGTTGATCCACTAGCGGATCAGGCCAGTATCACTGAATTACAAAATTCGCCGAAAGATCGGGCTGAAAATTTGATGATTGTTGATCTGCTACGTAACGATATTGGCCGGGTGTCTAAACCTGGCACAGTACGTGTGCCCAAGCTGTTTGATATTGAATCATTCAAAGCCGTACACCATCTGGTTTCGACTGTGACAAGTTCATTAGCTGAGCAATACAGTGCCGTTGAATTGCTCGAAGCATGTTTTCCCGGTGGTTCGATCACGGGCGCCCCGAAAGTTCGGGCAATGGAAATTATTGAAGAGCTCGAACCTCATCGCCGGTCTGCCTATTGTGGCAGCATGTTTTATATCAGCCAACACGGGCGCATGGATTCCAGTATCACCATTCGTACGCTGATCGCATGGCAACAACAACTTTATGTCTGGGCTGGTGGCGGTATTGTTGCTGATTCTGATGCAGACGCTGAATATCAGGAAACCTTTGATAAATTAGCGAAGATTTTACCGATCCTGGAACAGTCATATCATGAGCCGAACTGA
- a CDS encoding sigma-54 dependent transcriptional regulator, whose translation MTMSSPLVYLVEDSEMLSMLYQDYLRAEPYQIKAFRLGQDGLDALKEQPPQVLLLDLELPDMDGMALLRYVSEQGLPTSVVVITAHGSVDIAVEAMRHSAFDFLTKPFDGKRLCTTVRNAAKHQQLASLVDTYRANYDHSGFGGFIGSSLSMQAVYRILESAAPSKATVFITGESGTGKEVCAETLHKISPRKDQPLVVLNCAAIPRDLIESEIFGHVKGAFTGAQSDREGAASRANGGTLFLDEICEMELDLQSKLLRFIQTGTFQRVGGSKLESVDVRFVCATNRDPIAEVQAGRFREDLYYRLHVIPVALPPLRERGDDVLAIARNFLRQFATEENKHFSDFSPESAQMMLNYEWPGNVRQLQNVIRNVVVLHDGDRVLPAMFPPPLNSVPVTVIPQKAAVVAPLVVVNSMETIRPMWLVEKETIENAIAACDGNIPQAATLLELSPSTIYRKRLAWQST comes from the coding sequence ATAACAATGTCGAGTCCACTGGTTTATTTGGTAGAAGACAGCGAAATGCTGTCCATGCTCTATCAAGATTATTTACGTGCTGAACCCTACCAAATCAAGGCCTTTCGTCTTGGTCAGGATGGGTTGGATGCGTTGAAAGAGCAACCACCACAAGTGCTGTTGCTTGATCTGGAATTACCCGACATGGATGGTATGGCGCTGCTGCGCTACGTAAGTGAGCAAGGGCTACCGACCAGTGTGGTGGTGATCACTGCCCATGGTTCCGTTGATATTGCTGTTGAAGCGATGCGACACAGTGCGTTTGATTTTTTGACCAAACCGTTTGATGGTAAACGTTTGTGTACGACTGTGCGCAATGCTGCGAAACATCAGCAATTAGCCTCGCTGGTGGATACTTACCGAGCCAATTATGATCACTCCGGTTTTGGTGGTTTTATCGGTAGTTCACTGTCGATGCAAGCGGTTTACCGCATATTGGAAAGTGCCGCACCGAGTAAAGCAACCGTCTTTATTACTGGCGAAAGTGGTACCGGCAAGGAAGTTTGCGCAGAAACCTTACACAAAATCAGCCCGCGCAAAGATCAACCATTGGTTGTTTTAAATTGTGCTGCGATTCCCCGCGATTTGATTGAAAGTGAGATTTTCGGTCATGTTAAAGGCGCTTTTACCGGAGCGCAAAGTGATCGGGAAGGTGCGGCATCCCGTGCGAATGGCGGCACATTGTTCCTTGATGAAATCTGTGAAATGGAGTTGGATTTACAATCCAAATTATTACGCTTTATTCAAACAGGCACGTTCCAGCGGGTTGGTGGCAGCAAACTGGAAAGCGTAGATGTTCGCTTTGTTTGTGCGACAAATCGAGACCCTATTGCCGAAGTGCAAGCGGGACGTTTCCGCGAAGATCTCTATTACCGTTTACATGTTATACCGGTAGCGTTACCACCATTGCGTGAACGGGGTGATGATGTGCTGGCGATCGCTCGAAATTTCCTGCGGCAATTTGCAACTGAAGAGAATAAACATTTTTCTGATTTTAGCCCTGAATCTGCACAGATGATGTTGAATTACGAATGGCCTGGCAACGTGCGGCAATTGCAGAATGTGATCCGTAATGTGGTTGTTTTGCATGATGGTGACCGTGTGTTACCGGCTATGTTCCCGCCGCCACTGAACTCTGTACCCGTAACTGTAATTCCACAAAAAGCAGCCGTCGTTGCACCACTTGTGGTTGTGAACAGTATGGAAACAATCCGCCCCATGTGGTTGGTAGAAAAAGAAACTATCGAAAATGCAATTGCAGCATGTGATGGCAATATTCCTCAGGCAGCAACACTACTTGAGTTGAGCCCATCGACTATCTATCGCAAACGGCTGGCATGGCAATCGACGTGA
- a CDS encoding FIST C-terminal domain-containing protein: MKSVLVSDGLPQLQLELQLMNDDPEIKFIMMLLASQTDIAHDEISNLLVINPKPIIGGIFPYVLYGKSLLTAGVVLIGFACSFSMAVIPALSKTVEIETELQKQLPWQNMERGTLFTFVHGMSSGVQRLVDGLFNQYGLEINYIGGGCGTLQKLDQPCVLTPQGILQDAALLLMADITSGIGVAHGWQSISRAFKVTEVEGNEIISIDWRPAADVYRNVVEDHSGLRFCEIPFSEIARAYPFGIAKLADELVIRDPIALKGQRIVCVGEVRRGSYVHVMHGKPDYVSAAAGRARQRAMENLKGRTPRLMLFMDCISRVLFLGELFAREITHVSMNDVPLAGALTLGEIANSGYDYLELYNKTSVVGLLASDTSGIN, encoded by the coding sequence ATGAAAAGTGTGCTGGTATCCGATGGGTTGCCTCAGTTACAACTTGAATTGCAGTTAATGAATGATGATCCTGAGATCAAGTTCATTATGATGCTGTTGGCGTCACAGACAGACATTGCTCATGATGAGATCAGCAATCTTTTGGTTATTAACCCAAAACCTATCATCGGCGGCATTTTCCCCTATGTTCTATATGGTAAGTCGCTGCTGACTGCCGGGGTTGTATTAATTGGTTTTGCTTGTTCATTCAGCATGGCGGTTATTCCTGCGTTAAGTAAAACGGTCGAGATAGAAACTGAATTACAAAAACAACTTCCTTGGCAAAACATGGAACGGGGAACGCTGTTTACCTTTGTGCATGGGATGAGTTCAGGCGTTCAGCGATTAGTTGATGGGTTATTTAATCAATATGGCCTTGAGATCAACTATATCGGTGGTGGTTGTGGCACCTTGCAGAAATTGGATCAGCCTTGTGTATTAACCCCCCAAGGTATCTTGCAAGACGCGGCGCTGTTATTAATGGCTGACATCACCAGTGGTATTGGTGTCGCGCATGGCTGGCAATCTATTTCACGGGCTTTTAAAGTCACTGAAGTAGAGGGCAATGAAATCATCTCAATTGACTGGCGTCCGGCAGCCGACGTGTATCGTAATGTGGTTGAAGATCATTCGGGCCTGCGGTTTTGCGAAATACCATTTTCAGAAATTGCCCGCGCATATCCTTTTGGTATTGCCAAATTGGCTGATGAGCTGGTGATCCGTGATCCAATCGCACTTAAAGGTCAGCGTATCGTTTGTGTTGGTGAGGTGCGGCGAGGCTCGTATGTGCATGTAATGCATGGTAAACCAGATTATGTTTCGGCTGCTGCGGGTCGGGCTCGTCAGCGAGCGATGGAGAATCTGAAAGGGCGTACACCACGTCTGATGTTGTTTATGGATTGTATTTCGCGCGTTTTATTTCTGGGGGAATTATTTGCCCGGGAAATCACACATGTGTCGATGAATGATGTTCCTCTTGCCGGGGCCCTGACGTTAGGGGAGATAGCTAATAGTGGCTATGATTACCTGGAACTCTATAACAAAACCTCTGTAGTAGGATTGCTGGCCAGTGATACGTCAGGGATTAATTGA
- a CDS encoding response regulator, whose product MIRQGLIEQEVLHEIAMSIGESIELEKMLAECIPVFLRGLGCASAVVLLRDEQDDFYTPTYILPRAAVRNHYLHQAINRSLECLTNHDVLPTPLCYFESAGLFYYAWPIQDYGALLLGRSSPFREALFREIIPLVNKLALALNSCRQYQRLKLAQQSMIQARDDAQAANKAKSHFLATMSHEIRTPLNAVINLSELLLETHLDERQRKLTQGVCEGGRSLLQLVNDVLDFSRIEAGRLELVATSFKLHDLLDGLAALFEKEALMKKLHFGLSIGDNIPEVVSADPSRLRQILQNLLANAIKFTETGSVNISVRMLPEDQHKLDSVPMMVFHISDTGIGISRQDQLRLFQEFSQVDTNLDRRFGGSGLGLAITARLVMLMGGKIGCHSVAGVGSTFWFTLPVKTSGVVHEKSSAGEMELLPITALLVEDSLTNQMVATAMLEKVGCQITIANNGYEAIEQVQKAAFDVVLMDVSMPGMDGLEASRRIRALGGHYQTLPILAMTAHAFAHDREACLDAGMNDYLSKPLQREQLYAMLKRWALHKDSLVENSEEPVLAPVAMVGTTKPILDETIIQTLISDTSPDLFKQLVAIFLQESKAHFDALPELIKQGDIAACAKHAHAVKSTAGALGAVALQDMCGQLEVACRESKPNIVALLQATTNVAEASWQALYSRLN is encoded by the coding sequence GTGATACGTCAGGGATTAATTGAACAAGAAGTATTGCATGAAATCGCCATGTCGATTGGTGAAAGCATTGAGCTGGAAAAAATGCTGGCAGAATGTATCCCGGTCTTTTTGCGAGGGCTAGGCTGCGCTTCGGCAGTTGTTTTGTTGCGCGATGAACAAGACGATTTTTATACACCAACCTATATCTTGCCACGCGCGGCAGTCCGCAATCATTATTTGCATCAGGCGATTAACCGCTCTTTAGAATGTCTGACAAATCACGATGTTTTACCCACTCCACTTTGTTATTTTGAGTCAGCCGGGCTGTTTTATTATGCCTGGCCGATCCAGGATTATGGCGCGTTATTGCTAGGACGAAGTTCACCGTTTCGTGAAGCTTTGTTTCGGGAAATTATTCCGCTGGTTAATAAACTGGCGTTAGCACTAAATAGTTGTCGTCAATATCAGCGCTTAAAACTGGCACAACAGAGCATGATCCAAGCAAGAGATGATGCTCAGGCAGCTAATAAAGCTAAAAGCCACTTTTTGGCTACCATGAGTCACGAAATTCGCACACCACTGAACGCGGTTATCAACCTCTCTGAGTTACTGCTTGAGACGCATTTAGATGAGCGTCAACGTAAATTGACGCAGGGGGTTTGTGAAGGTGGCCGGTCATTATTGCAACTAGTTAACGATGTACTGGATTTTTCCCGTATCGAAGCGGGTCGATTGGAATTAGTCGCCACATCATTCAAGCTACATGATTTATTGGATGGATTAGCCGCTTTGTTTGAAAAAGAAGCGCTGATGAAAAAACTGCATTTTGGTTTGAGTATTGGGGATAACATTCCTGAGGTTGTTTCTGCAGATCCATCACGGCTGCGTCAAATACTGCAAAACCTGTTAGCCAATGCGATTAAATTCACGGAAACCGGCAGTGTGAACATATCTGTGCGCATGTTACCGGAGGATCAGCATAAGTTAGATTCGGTGCCGATGATGGTGTTTCATATCAGTGATACGGGCATCGGTATCTCCAGACAAGATCAACTCCGATTGTTTCAAGAATTTTCGCAAGTTGACACAAATTTGGATCGTCGTTTTGGTGGCTCGGGGCTTGGACTGGCTATCACGGCTCGATTGGTCATGCTGATGGGGGGAAAAATCGGCTGTCATTCGGTTGCCGGTGTGGGCAGTACTTTCTGGTTTACGTTGCCGGTGAAAACCAGCGGTGTGGTGCATGAAAAAAGTTCGGCCGGTGAGATGGAGTTATTACCGATCACCGCATTGTTAGTCGAAGATAGTCTGACGAATCAAATGGTCGCAACTGCGATGCTGGAAAAAGTTGGCTGCCAGATCACTATTGCCAATAATGGTTATGAAGCGATTGAACAAGTACAAAAAGCCGCGTTTGATGTAGTGCTGATGGATGTGTCCATGCCTGGCATGGATGGTTTGGAAGCATCACGTCGCATTCGGGCATTAGGCGGACATTATCAAACATTACCGATATTAGCGATGACTGCTCATGCCTTCGCGCATGATCGTGAGGCGTGTTTAGATGCGGGAATGAATGATTATTTGAGCAAACCACTGCAGCGGGAGCAGCTCTATGCCATGTTAAAGCGCTGGGCATTGCATAAAGATAGTTTAGTTGAAAACAGTGAAGAGCCAGTACTTGCGCCTGTCGCTATGGTTGGAACCACCAAACCGATACTTGATGAAACCATTATTCAAACATTGATCAGTGATACCAGCCCTGATTTATTTAAACAACTGGTCGCTATTTTCCTGCAAGAGAGTAAAGCGCATTTTGATGCATTACCGGAGTTGATTAAACAAGGTGATATTGCTGCGTGTGCGAAACATGCCCATGCCGTGAAAAGCACTGCCGGTGCACTTGGTGCTGTTGCGTTACAGGATATGTGTGGTCAGTTAGAAGTGGCCTGCCGTGAATCAAAACCGAATATAGTTGCGCTATTGCAGGCAACAACCAATGTGGCTGAGGCCTCATGGCAGGCGCTGTACAGCAGATTAAACTAA
- a CDS encoding DEAD/DEAH box helicase encodes MRFAELTMHKRLKEAMAHLDYTEMTEVQAQTIPYALIGRDLAVASKTGSGKTLAYLIPLMHRLLTSRALSTRGPRALILAPTRELAKQVYAQLRFLVAGTQVHCSLVLGGENFNEQIKSLRKTPEILVATPGRLLNHLKARSFLFDGVEILVLDEADRMLDLGFADALKAIHSAASHRLRQTWLFSATLNHQSVEMLSGYILKAPQTISIGEMHAVHADINEVFHLCDHLDHKQALLKHLLSQPDYQQAIVFLATREDTERLAKQYSELDIPALALSGDMKQAQRNQVIDQFSRGHAKVLFTTDVAARGLDLSHVSLVVNFDMPKQPEEYIHRIGRTGRAGNQGNAVSLLSPKDWASFQGLLALQRREVTFTTIPGLEGKFKGVLAPKKTRFSDKDAHPLAEAKAAAAQGKRPFNKNAAKGPVRKESKNRPARNATQNVGDIDGFAPVRKKAPTEVAYVERDTDNEVE; translated from the coding sequence TTGCGCTTTGCTGAACTGACTATGCATAAACGCTTAAAAGAGGCCATGGCACATCTCGACTACACCGAGATGACCGAAGTGCAGGCTCAGACTATCCCTTACGCACTAATCGGGCGCGATCTGGCTGTGGCTTCTAAGACTGGTTCTGGTAAAACACTGGCCTATCTGATCCCGTTGATGCATCGACTGTTAACCTCCAGAGCGCTGTCTACTCGTGGCCCACGGGCACTGATCCTGGCGCCAACGCGTGAACTGGCAAAACAGGTGTATGCCCAACTGCGTTTTCTGGTAGCAGGAACGCAAGTGCACTGCAGCTTAGTACTCGGTGGCGAGAACTTTAACGAACAGATCAAATCACTGCGCAAAACGCCGGAAATTTTGGTCGCGACACCGGGTCGTCTGCTTAACCATTTAAAAGCGCGCAGCTTCTTGTTTGATGGCGTGGAAATTCTGGTGCTCGACGAAGCAGATCGTATGTTAGATCTGGGTTTTGCTGATGCGTTAAAAGCGATCCACTCCGCCGCATCGCACCGTTTACGTCAAACCTGGCTGTTCTCGGCAACGCTGAACCATCAATCGGTGGAAATGTTATCGGGATACATTCTGAAAGCACCGCAGACGATCTCGATTGGTGAAATGCACGCTGTACATGCCGATATCAATGAAGTTTTCCATTTATGTGACCATCTCGATCACAAACAGGCACTGTTAAAACATCTACTCTCGCAACCTGATTACCAGCAAGCCATCGTCTTTTTGGCCACGCGTGAAGATACCGAACGTCTGGCGAAACAATACAGCGAGTTGGATATTCCCGCGTTGGCGTTATCGGGTGACATGAAGCAGGCGCAACGTAACCAAGTGATCGATCAATTCTCTCGTGGTCACGCCAAAGTGTTATTCACCACTGATGTGGCAGCGCGCGGCTTAGATTTGTCGCACGTATCACTGGTAGTGAACTTTGATATGCCAAAACAACCGGAAGAGTATATCCACCGAATCGGTCGTACTGGGCGAGCAGGTAACCAAGGTAACGCGGTTTCGCTACTGAGCCCGAAAGATTGGGCTTCTTTCCAAGGGCTACTCGCATTGCAACGCCGCGAAGTGACATTCACGACAATTCCTGGCTTGGAAGGCAAATTCAAAGGCGTACTGGCCCCGAAAAAGACCCGATTCTCAGATAAAGATGCGCATCCACTGGCAGAGGCAAAAGCAGCTGCTGCACAGGGTAAACGTCCTTTCAATAAAAATGCCGCGAAGGGGCCTGTTCGTAAAGAGTCGAAAAACCGACCTGCACGTAATGCGACACAAAATGTGGGCGACATTGACGGGTTCGCGCCTGTACGCAAGAAAGCGCCTACCGAAGTTGCGTATGTCGAAAGAGATACTGATAACGAAGTAGAATAA